A window from Polynucleobacter sp. MWH-UH25E encodes these proteins:
- a CDS encoding spermidine synthase, translated as MEPVTFSESGGIRYLHFGTDLIQGAMRIRDPDEIYLEYNQQMMAWLLFLETKPGMRVAQLGLGTGALTKFQYRHCPAVKTTVVELNPAVIVSARSMFSTPNDDRRLETLQTDAKAFVQSSRYKNQFDAVQVDLYDAICDGPAASSLEFYKGCFNILKSPGVMTVNLFSRHKSFDINLKNICEAFDNRVLLFPESHDCNVVAMAFKGPKLDVEWKDVGKRAKLIMNKTGLPTNTWASGLSRANARQENRLSI; from the coding sequence ATGGAACCAGTAACTTTCTCCGAAAGCGGGGGAATTCGCTATTTGCACTTTGGTACAGATTTGATCCAGGGTGCAATGCGCATTCGTGACCCTGACGAAATTTATCTCGAGTACAACCAGCAGATGATGGCCTGGCTACTGTTTCTTGAAACAAAGCCGGGAATGAGGGTTGCTCAACTAGGCCTTGGAACAGGTGCTTTGACTAAGTTTCAGTATCGTCATTGCCCTGCAGTTAAAACTACGGTGGTGGAGTTAAATCCAGCAGTTATTGTGTCTGCGCGCTCCATGTTTTCTACCCCTAATGATGATCGTAGGTTAGAAACCCTACAAACTGACGCGAAAGCATTTGTTCAATCGAGTCGCTATAAGAATCAGTTCGATGCCGTACAAGTAGATTTGTACGATGCTATATGTGATGGACCAGCTGCTAGCTCGCTTGAATTCTACAAGGGCTGCTTCAACATTCTCAAAAGTCCAGGCGTAATGACAGTGAATCTGTTTTCACGTCATAAAAGCTTCGACATCAACCTCAAGAATATTTGCGAGGCTTTTGATAATCGCGTTTTATTGTTTCCAGAATCACATGATTGCAACGTTGTAGCAATGGCGTTCAAAGGCCCCAAATTAGACGTTGAGTGGAAAGATGTTGGAAAACGTGCCAAATTGATCATGAACAAGACTGGGCTTCCAACAAATACATGGGCATCGGGCCTCAGTCGCGCCAATGCCCGCCAAGAAAATAGGCTAAGCATTTAG
- a CDS encoding bifunctional aconitate hydratase 2/2-methylisocitrate dehydratase, whose amino-acid sequence MLDAYNAQVAERAALGIPALPLTKDQVAELVKLLKNPPAGKEAELVDLITNRVPAGVDEAAKVKAEFLDAVAKGTEKSPLISRVKATELLGTMLGGYNIKPLVELLSDAECGSAAAAALKKTLLMFDYFHDVQELAEKGNANAKAVLQSWADAEWFTSRPAVPESMKLTVFKVTGETNTDDLSPAPDAWSRPDIPLHATVMLKNPRPGIEPDEPGVRGPMKQIEALQNKGNLIAYVGDVVGTGSSRKSATNSVLWWTGEDIPFVPNKRFGGVCLGTKIAPIFFNTMEDAGALPIELDVSQMNMGDVIELRPYEGKAFKDGKEIATFSLKSPVIFDEVRAGGRIPLIVGRGLTAKARAALGLPASTEFRVPVSPPDNKKGFSLAQKMVGRACGLPEGQGVRPGTYCEPHMTTVGSQDTTGPMTRDELKDLACLGFSADLVMQSFCHTSAYPKPVDIRTHHELPAFMTNRGGVALRPGDGVIHSWLNRLLLPDTCGTGGDSHTRFPIGISFPAGSGLVAFAAATGVMPLDMPESVLVRFKGKMQPGITLRDLVNAIPLYAIKKGLLTVEKQGKKNIFSGRILEIEGLPDLKVEQAFELSDASAERSAGGCAVQLNKEPIIEYMQSNITLMKWMIANGYEDKRTLGRRIKAMEAWIAKPELLKADENADYAEIIEIDMNDIKEPILACPNDPDDVKFLSEVAGEKIDEVFIGSCMTNIGHFRAAGKVLEGKSDIPTRLWIAPPTKMDQMVLTEEGYYGILGRTGARMETPGCSLCMGNQAQIRKGSTAVSTSTRNFPNRLGIDTRVFLASAELASVAALLGRLPTPKEYLEQVESLNAKSAEVYRYMNFDKIKSFSEVADTVTV is encoded by the coding sequence ATGTTAGACGCCTATAACGCCCAAGTTGCTGAACGTGCCGCCCTTGGCATACCCGCTCTCCCGCTAACCAAGGATCAAGTAGCGGAATTAGTAAAGCTGCTCAAGAACCCACCAGCAGGCAAAGAAGCAGAGTTAGTTGACCTAATTACTAACCGAGTTCCAGCTGGCGTGGATGAGGCCGCAAAGGTAAAAGCTGAGTTTTTGGATGCAGTAGCCAAAGGCACAGAAAAATCTCCGCTGATCTCTCGTGTAAAGGCAACTGAATTACTCGGCACCATGCTTGGTGGCTACAACATCAAACCATTGGTTGAACTTCTCTCTGATGCTGAGTGTGGCTCCGCTGCTGCTGCAGCTCTAAAGAAAACCTTGTTGATGTTTGACTACTTCCATGACGTTCAGGAATTAGCCGAAAAAGGCAATGCAAATGCCAAGGCTGTTTTACAAAGCTGGGCTGATGCCGAGTGGTTTACAAGCCGCCCTGCTGTTCCAGAAAGCATGAAGTTGACTGTATTTAAAGTTACTGGCGAGACCAATACAGACGATCTATCTCCAGCACCTGATGCTTGGAGTCGTCCAGACATCCCATTGCATGCAACGGTAATGCTCAAGAACCCACGTCCTGGCATTGAACCTGATGAGCCTGGTGTACGTGGCCCAATGAAGCAAATCGAAGCCCTACAAAATAAAGGTAACTTGATCGCTTACGTAGGCGACGTTGTTGGAACTGGTTCATCCCGTAAATCCGCAACCAACTCAGTATTGTGGTGGACAGGCGAAGATATTCCATTTGTACCTAACAAACGTTTTGGTGGCGTTTGCTTGGGCACTAAGATTGCTCCAATCTTCTTCAATACCATGGAAGATGCTGGTGCATTGCCAATCGAGTTAGATGTGTCGCAAATGAATATGGGTGACGTTATTGAATTGCGCCCATATGAAGGAAAAGCCTTCAAAGATGGCAAAGAAATTGCGACTTTCTCACTCAAGTCTCCAGTGATTTTTGATGAAGTACGTGCCGGTGGTCGTATTCCATTAATTGTTGGGCGTGGCTTAACAGCAAAAGCTCGTGCTGCACTAGGCTTGCCTGCTTCTACAGAATTCCGCGTACCAGTTAGCCCTCCTGATAACAAAAAAGGTTTCAGCTTGGCACAAAAAATGGTTGGTCGCGCATGCGGTCTGCCAGAGGGTCAAGGCGTACGCCCAGGAACCTACTGCGAGCCACATATGACGACTGTGGGCTCACAAGATACGACTGGTCCAATGACTCGTGATGAGTTAAAAGATTTGGCTTGCTTAGGCTTCTCTGCAGATTTGGTAATGCAATCTTTCTGTCATACCTCTGCCTATCCAAAACCAGTCGATATTCGGACTCATCATGAATTGCCTGCTTTTATGACTAATCGTGGTGGCGTTGCATTGCGCCCAGGTGATGGCGTGATTCATAGCTGGCTCAATCGCTTATTACTCCCAGATACTTGCGGAACTGGTGGCGATAGCCATACTCGCTTTCCAATTGGCATCTCCTTCCCAGCTGGTTCTGGCTTAGTTGCATTTGCTGCAGCCACTGGCGTAATGCCGCTTGATATGCCTGAATCTGTATTAGTGCGCTTCAAAGGAAAAATGCAACCAGGCATCACATTGCGTGACTTGGTAAATGCAATTCCACTGTATGCGATCAAAAAAGGTTTGCTGACAGTTGAAAAGCAAGGCAAGAAGAATATTTTCTCTGGTCGAATCTTGGAAATCGAAGGCTTGCCCGATCTCAAAGTTGAGCAAGCATTTGAACTATCTGATGCATCAGCTGAGCGTTCTGCTGGTGGTTGCGCAGTTCAATTGAACAAAGAGCCAATCATCGAATACATGCAGTCTAATATCACATTAATGAAGTGGATGATTGCTAATGGCTACGAAGATAAGCGTACCCTAGGTCGCCGTATCAAAGCAATGGAGGCTTGGATTGCTAAGCCCGAATTACTCAAGGCCGATGAAAACGCAGACTATGCCGAGATCATTGAAATCGATATGAACGATATCAAAGAGCCAATCCTAGCCTGCCCTAACGATCCAGATGATGTGAAGTTCCTCTCTGAAGTTGCTGGCGAGAAAATCGATGAAGTATTTATCGGTTCTTGCATGACCAATATTGGCCACTTCCGTGCTGCAGGTAAAGTGCTTGAAGGCAAATCAGATATCCCAACACGCTTGTGGATTGCGCCTCCTACCAAGATGGATCAAATGGTTCTAACTGAAGAAGGTTACTACGGCATTTTGGGTCGTACTGGTGCACGCATGGAAACCCCAGGTTGCTCACTATGTATGGGTAATCAAGCGCAAATCCGCAAGGGCTCTACTGCTGTTTCAACTTCAACACGTAATTTCCCAAATCGTCTTGGTATTGATACACGCGTGTTCCTGGCTTCTGCCGAATTGGCATCTGTTGCGGCCTTATTAGGACGCCTACCAACTCCAAAAGAATATTTGGAGCAAGTTGAGTCTCTGAATGCGAAATCAGCCGAAGTCTATCGCTACATGAACTTTGACAAGATCAAGTCATTTAGCGAAGTGGCTGATACCGTTACGGTGTAA
- a CDS encoding superinfection immunity protein yields the protein MRLLFAVLIALLSLFYFMPFAIAFNRKRANTGAIFALNLFLGWSLIGWVVALVWSLKEENVV from the coding sequence ATGCGTCTACTATTTGCCGTTCTTATTGCCCTACTATCCCTATTTTATTTCATGCCTTTTGCGATTGCTTTCAACCGTAAACGTGCCAACACTGGGGCTATTTTTGCCCTAAACCTGTTTTTGGGCTGGTCACTCATTGGCTGGGTAGTTGCCTTGGTTTGGTCTCTAAAAGAAGAAAATGTGGTCTAG
- a CDS encoding DUF2147 domain-containing protein, with product MFSTLLGLAGAASAQTYDSITGLWKTFDDETNQPAALVQIIEKNGVFYGAITKLLDTSGPSICEKCTDSRKGKPILGMEILTGLKKTGESYTGGQILDPDDGEIYKAEMKLKDQGAKLDLRAYIGIPLLGRTQTWIREK from the coding sequence ATGTTCTCTACCCTCCTAGGGTTAGCAGGCGCGGCATCCGCTCAAACTTATGACTCAATCACGGGTCTCTGGAAAACCTTTGATGATGAGACAAATCAGCCCGCTGCCCTAGTGCAGATTATTGAAAAAAATGGTGTTTTTTATGGGGCGATTACCAAACTGCTGGACACATCGGGCCCCTCCATTTGCGAAAAGTGCACGGATTCTCGAAAAGGGAAGCCAATATTAGGCATGGAGATCCTAACCGGCCTTAAAAAGACCGGGGAAAGCTACACCGGCGGTCAAATTCTGGATCCTGATGACGGCGAAATTTATAAGGCTGAAATGAAATTAAAAGATCAAGGGGCTAAATTGGATCTAAGGGCCTACATTGGCATTCCCCTGCTTGGCAGAACCCAGACCTGGATTCGAGAGAAATAA
- a CDS encoding CTP synthase — MTKYVFVTGGVVSSLGKGIAAASLAAILESRGLKVTLLKLDPYINVDPGTMSPLQHGEVFVTEDGAETDLDLGHYERFVSAKMRKSNNFTTGQIYESVISKERRGEYLGKTVQVIPHITNEIQAFIERGAKASHDGKADVAICEIGGTVGDIESLPFLEAARQMSLRLPVHSCAFVHLTLVPYINSAGELKTKPTQHSVQKLREIGIMPTVLLCRADRPIPDDERAKISLFSNVREEAVISVWDVDTIYKIPEMLHSQGMDDLICRELELIAKPADLSVWANLVYELANPKHEVTIGMVGKYVELTESYKSLIEALRHAGIHTHTRVNINYIDSEQIEKDGVGCLNELDAILVPGGFGKRGTEGKIAAIRYARENNVPYLGICLGMQLAVIEFARHVANIAKANSTEFDADTDSPVVALITEWLDREGRVEKRTNDSDLGGTMRLGSQRCPIKPNTLAHRIYGAEVNERHRHRYEVNNVYVPKLEQAGLVISARTPNESLPEMMELPDSMHPWFFGVQFHPEFTSTPRDGHPLFSAFIKAALVHQDTALKQVV, encoded by the coding sequence ATGACCAAATACGTTTTTGTCACTGGTGGTGTGGTTTCTTCTTTAGGGAAAGGAATCGCAGCTGCCTCGCTTGCCGCGATTCTCGAATCCCGCGGCCTGAAAGTCACCCTCCTAAAATTAGATCCATATATCAACGTTGACCCGGGCACCATGAGCCCATTGCAGCATGGCGAGGTTTTTGTTACCGAAGATGGCGCAGAAACCGATTTAGATTTGGGTCACTACGAGCGCTTTGTTTCTGCAAAGATGCGCAAGAGCAATAACTTCACCACGGGACAGATTTATGAATCTGTCATTAGCAAAGAGCGTCGTGGTGAATATTTAGGAAAAACGGTTCAAGTTATTCCACACATTACCAATGAGATTCAGGCATTTATAGAGCGTGGTGCTAAGGCAAGTCACGATGGTAAAGCGGATGTCGCTATTTGTGAGATTGGCGGTACCGTAGGCGATATTGAATCCCTCCCATTTCTAGAGGCTGCAAGACAAATGAGCTTGCGCCTTCCAGTTCATAGCTGCGCTTTTGTGCATTTAACCCTTGTCCCTTATATCAACAGCGCTGGCGAACTCAAGACAAAGCCAACACAGCACTCTGTTCAGAAGTTAAGAGAAATTGGCATCATGCCAACCGTGCTTCTCTGCCGCGCAGATCGTCCAATACCAGATGATGAGCGTGCAAAGATTTCTCTTTTCTCAAACGTAAGAGAAGAGGCTGTGATCTCCGTTTGGGATGTCGACACAATCTATAAGATTCCTGAAATGCTGCACTCTCAAGGGATGGATGATCTCATTTGCCGCGAGCTGGAGCTAATTGCTAAACCTGCTGATCTCTCGGTATGGGCAAATCTGGTTTATGAGCTTGCCAATCCTAAGCATGAAGTGACTATTGGTATGGTTGGCAAGTATGTAGAGCTGACAGAGTCTTATAAGTCGCTTATCGAGGCTTTGCGCCATGCTGGCATCCATACGCACACACGCGTCAATATCAACTACATTGATTCTGAGCAAATCGAAAAGGATGGAGTAGGGTGCCTTAATGAGCTAGATGCCATTCTGGTTCCTGGAGGTTTCGGTAAGCGCGGAACAGAAGGTAAGATTGCTGCGATTCGATATGCACGTGAAAACAATGTTCCTTACTTAGGTATTTGCTTGGGAATGCAGCTGGCTGTAATTGAGTTTGCACGTCATGTGGCCAATATCGCCAAAGCAAATAGCACAGAGTTTGACGCTGATACGGATAGTCCAGTAGTTGCACTGATAACCGAATGGCTTGATCGCGAAGGTCGCGTTGAAAAACGTACCAATGATTCAGATTTAGGCGGAACAATGCGTCTTGGATCACAGCGCTGCCCAATCAAGCCAAATACACTTGCCCATCGCATTTATGGTGCCGAGGTAAATGAGCGTCACCGTCATCGCTATGAAGTCAATAATGTGTACGTGCCAAAACTCGAGCAAGCAGGTTTGGTTATCTCAGCCAGAACACCTAACGAATCATTGCCTGAAATGATGGAGTTGCCTGATTCTATGCACCCATGGTTCTTTGGCGTTCAGTTTCACCCTGAGTTCACTTCTACGCCGCGTGATGGACATCCTTTGTTTTCGGCATTTATCAAGGCGGCACTTGTACATCAAGATACCGCATTAAAGCAGGTAGTCTAA
- the kdsA gene encoding 3-deoxy-8-phosphooctulonate synthase: protein MSAFKLCGYNIGLDQRFFLIAGTCVIESEQSAIDVAGQLKEIASSLNIPFIYKSSFDKANRSSGNSYRGLGMDKGLEILAKVKKQIGVPVLTDVHDIAEIAPVAQVVDVLQTPAFLCRQTDFIRACAQSGKPVNFKKGQFLSPHEMLNVIEKARVAAAEKGLLDQFMVCERGASFGYNNLVSDMRSLAILRESKAPVVFDATHSVQLPGGQGSSSGGQREFVPVLARAAVAVGISGLFMETHPDPAKALSDGPNAVPLNRMRELLESLLSIDSAVKSSNAFLEDSFK from the coding sequence ATGAGCGCCTTCAAGCTTTGTGGCTACAACATTGGCTTAGACCAACGTTTTTTTCTGATTGCTGGAACCTGCGTCATTGAGTCGGAGCAGTCAGCTATCGATGTAGCCGGACAGCTAAAAGAAATTGCATCCTCACTTAACATCCCTTTTATTTACAAATCTTCATTTGATAAAGCCAATCGATCATCAGGTAATTCATATCGTGGCTTGGGAATGGATAAGGGTCTTGAGATTCTTGCTAAAGTGAAAAAGCAAATAGGTGTACCTGTCTTAACTGATGTTCATGACATTGCAGAGATTGCACCAGTCGCCCAGGTAGTAGACGTCCTACAAACACCCGCATTTCTTTGCAGACAAACAGACTTTATACGTGCCTGTGCTCAGAGCGGTAAGCCAGTCAACTTTAAAAAAGGTCAATTTCTATCTCCACATGAGATGCTCAATGTGATTGAGAAGGCTAGAGTTGCTGCGGCTGAGAAAGGTCTTCTTGATCAATTTATGGTTTGTGAGCGCGGTGCGTCATTTGGCTACAACAATCTTGTATCGGATATGCGTAGTCTTGCAATATTGCGAGAATCAAAGGCGCCTGTAGTCTTTGATGCCACCCACTCTGTCCAGCTTCCTGGAGGCCAAGGAAGCTCCAGCGGTGGTCAGCGAGAATTTGTTCCTGTATTGGCCCGTGCAGCCGTTGCTGTTGGCATTAGTGGGCTATTTATGGAAACACATCCGGATCCGGCTAAAGCGCTATCAGACGGCCCTAACGCCGTACCGCTTAATCGCATGAGAGAACTGCTGGAGTCCTTGCTTTCAATTGATAGCGCTGTGAAATCAAGCAATGCTTTTTTAGAAGATAGCTTTAAGTAA
- the eno gene encoding phosphopyruvate hydratase: MSAIVDIIGREVLDSRGNPTVECDVLLESGVMGRAAVPSGASTGSREAIELRDGDKSRYLGKGVLKAVQNINVEIAETILGLDASEQAFLDKTLIDLDGTHNKARLGANATLAVSMAVARAAAEEAGLPLYRYFGGSGGMQLPVPMMNIVNGGAHANNSLDIQEFMVMPVGAESFRDALRCGAEIFHELKKIIGSQGMPTTVGDEGGFAPNFKSNHECLQTIMKAIEGAGYQAGEDVLLALDCAASEFYKDGKYHLSGEGLQLSSSEFSDYLGNLADQFPIVSIEDGMHESDWDGWADITKKLGKKIQLVGDDLFVTNTRILKEGIEKGIANSILIKINQIGTLTETFAAIEMAKRANYTAVISHRSGETEDSTIADIAVGTNAGQIKTGSLSRSDRIAKYNQLLRIEEDLGDVATYPGKSVFYNLSR; this comes from the coding sequence ATGAGCGCCATTGTTGACATAATCGGTAGAGAAGTTTTAGATTCACGCGGCAACCCAACGGTAGAGTGTGATGTTTTGCTTGAATCGGGCGTGATGGGTCGTGCGGCCGTGCCATCGGGTGCGTCAACTGGATCACGCGAAGCCATTGAACTGCGTGATGGCGACAAATCTCGCTATCTAGGTAAGGGTGTATTAAAAGCCGTTCAAAACATCAATGTCGAAATCGCTGAAACTATCCTTGGTTTAGATGCGAGCGAGCAGGCTTTTTTAGATAAGACCCTGATTGACTTAGATGGCACTCACAATAAGGCTCGATTAGGTGCTAATGCAACATTGGCAGTATCTATGGCAGTAGCAAGAGCTGCTGCTGAAGAGGCTGGATTGCCTTTATATCGTTACTTTGGTGGCTCCGGTGGCATGCAGTTACCAGTTCCAATGATGAACATTGTGAATGGTGGCGCCCACGCAAATAACAGTTTAGATATCCAAGAATTCATGGTCATGCCAGTAGGCGCTGAAAGCTTCCGCGATGCTCTGCGATGTGGCGCTGAGATTTTCCATGAACTCAAAAAGATTATCGGATCTCAAGGTATGCCAACAACTGTTGGCGATGAAGGTGGCTTTGCACCAAACTTCAAGAGTAATCATGAGTGCTTGCAAACAATTATGAAAGCTATTGAAGGTGCTGGATATCAAGCTGGTGAAGATGTATTGTTGGCGCTAGATTGCGCAGCAAGCGAGTTTTACAAAGATGGCAAATATCATTTGTCAGGAGAGGGCTTGCAACTGAGCTCTAGTGAGTTTTCAGACTATCTAGGTAATTTGGCTGATCAGTTTCCGATTGTGTCTATTGAAGATGGCATGCATGAAAGCGATTGGGATGGTTGGGCTGACATTACGAAGAAGCTTGGCAAGAAGATTCAGTTGGTTGGCGATGACCTTTTTGTTACCAATACTCGTATCTTGAAAGAAGGTATTGAGAAGGGTATTGCTAATTCCATTCTGATCAAAATCAATCAGATCGGCACATTAACCGAGACTTTTGCTGCGATTGAGATGGCAAAACGTGCGAATTACACTGCTGTGATTTCTCATCGTTCAGGCGAAACTGAAGACAGTACTATCGCGGATATTGCAGTTGGTACAAATGCTGGCCAGATTAAGACTGGTTCTCTGTCCCGCTCAGACCGTATTGCTAAATACAATCAATTACTCCGTATTGAAGAAGATTTGGGTGATGTCGCTACTTATCCAGGCAAGTCTGTTTTTTATAACCTAAGTCGCTAA
- the ftsB gene encoding cell division protein FtsB, with protein MRIVIYSMLVLLIAIQFPLWLGKGGWLKVYEMEKQVELQEAKNSLLALRNAKLSGDVKDLKDGTRAIEERARVEHGLIKEGEFFVQILPADKSNSAPPTKQ; from the coding sequence ATGCGCATTGTCATCTACTCCATGCTGGTATTGCTAATTGCAATCCAGTTCCCGCTATGGCTAGGTAAGGGTGGATGGCTAAAAGTGTATGAAATGGAGAAGCAAGTAGAGCTACAAGAGGCTAAAAATAGTCTCTTGGCTCTTCGCAATGCAAAGCTCTCTGGTGATGTAAAGGACTTAAAGGATGGAACCCGCGCAATTGAAGAGCGTGCACGTGTTGAACATGGTCTCATCAAGGAGGGTGAGTTCTTTGTGCAAATCTTGCCAGCAGACAAATCAAATTCTGCACCCCCTACAAAGCAGTAA
- a CDS encoding Hsp33 family molecular chaperone HslO, with protein sequence MNELLVFICDGAPVRGEIVSIGSAWQAVLERRNDPPAVRKILGDFVGAATLLSASLKFDGTLIIQAQSKGPIQLLVVECKSDLSMRATVKLSVEPSEIDHKATLGELLDASNTGRLVITLDPADREPGQAPYQGIVALQEYFGDELRPVANAAEAIALYMQNSEQLDTRIWLSSDDKSVGGLLLQRLPNSGGHSHLDPQSAAEGWSRIQTLGETITNEELLTLPPQTTLRRLFLEESMEYGVRSFPVRPIRFSCTCSRNKVADVLRMLGEEEVQGILEERGSVETICDFCAKPYRFDAVDCLQVFKTDLLSDATRPPSKGH encoded by the coding sequence ATGAATGAACTACTTGTATTTATTTGTGATGGTGCACCCGTTCGCGGGGAAATAGTTTCCATTGGCTCTGCCTGGCAGGCTGTTTTGGAGCGACGCAATGACCCTCCAGCGGTTCGCAAAATACTAGGTGATTTTGTTGGAGCCGCCACCCTTCTTAGCGCCAGCCTTAAATTTGATGGCACTTTAATTATCCAAGCCCAGAGTAAAGGCCCTATTCAGCTTTTAGTGGTTGAGTGCAAATCTGATCTCAGCATGCGTGCGACTGTAAAGCTTTCAGTGGAACCTTCGGAAATTGACCATAAAGCAACTCTAGGCGAATTATTAGATGCCAGCAACACTGGGAGACTAGTCATTACGCTTGATCCGGCAGATCGAGAGCCGGGACAGGCACCTTACCAGGGAATTGTTGCTCTTCAGGAATATTTCGGTGATGAGCTCAGGCCTGTTGCAAATGCTGCTGAAGCAATTGCTTTGTATATGCAAAATTCAGAGCAGTTAGATACACGCATCTGGCTTAGCTCAGATGATAAAAGTGTTGGCGGCCTACTCTTGCAACGACTACCAAACTCTGGGGGTCATAGCCATCTTGACCCACAATCAGCGGCGGAAGGCTGGTCTCGTATTCAGACTCTTGGCGAGACTATTACCAATGAAGAATTGCTTACCCTGCCCCCACAAACAACCTTGAGAAGACTTTTCCTAGAGGAGTCTATGGAATATGGGGTGCGGAGCTTTCCAGTGCGCCCTATTCGGTTTTCATGCACCTGTTCACGCAATAAAGTAGCTGATGTACTGAGGATGCTTGGCGAAGAGGAAGTTCAGGGCATCCTAGAAGAACGTGGATCCGTTGAAACGATTTGCGATTTTTGCGCTAAGCCCTATCGCTTTGATGCAGTTGATTGCCTGCAGGTATTTAAAACGGATTTATTAAGCGATGCTACAAGGCCCCCATCGAAGGGTCACTAA
- the gltX gene encoding glutamate--tRNA ligase: MHIRTRFAPSPTGFIHLGNLRSALYPWAFARHNKGDFILRIEDTDLERSTQEAVDVIIEGMAWLGMDIDEGPIYQMQRIDRYREVIKQMLDAGLAYPCYMSEEELNHLRDQQMANKEKPRYNGLWRPEPGKTLPTIPEGVLPVIRFKNPIGGSVIWNDAVKGQIEISNDELDDLIIARPDGTPTYNFCVVVDDLDMKITHVIRGDDHVNNTPRQINIMKALGGTPPIYAHLPTVLNDLGEKMSKRNGAMSVRDYQKAGYLPEAILNYLARLGWSHGDAEVFTKEQFVNWFDLESLGRSPAQHNPEKLLWLNHQYIQNADAAKLAEATKPFAHELGIDTEHGPDFVQVVGLLKDRANTLIEIAEGSKLFYLPAPQLTAEQIAENIPETIVPALKDLIEAINAAEPNKESYSAAFKQVLAKYQLKMPALAMPVRYGLFATTQTPAIDAVLVVLGKDEVINRLSRLV, translated from the coding sequence ATGCATATTCGTACACGCTTTGCCCCAAGTCCCACGGGCTTTATACATTTGGGAAACCTGCGCAGCGCGCTTTATCCATGGGCTTTTGCTCGTCACAATAAGGGCGACTTCATTTTGCGCATTGAAGATACCGACCTAGAGCGATCCACTCAAGAGGCTGTTGATGTGATTATTGAGGGAATGGCTTGGCTTGGCATGGATATCGATGAGGGTCCTATTTACCAAATGCAGCGCATTGATCGCTATCGCGAAGTAATCAAGCAAATGCTGGATGCTGGTTTGGCTTATCCCTGCTATATGAGTGAAGAGGAGTTGAATCATCTTCGCGACCAACAAATGGCAAACAAAGAAAAGCCACGCTATAACGGTTTGTGGAGGCCTGAGCCAGGCAAAACTTTGCCAACAATTCCTGAGGGTGTATTGCCAGTAATCCGCTTTAAAAATCCTATTGGCGGATCGGTTATTTGGAATGATGCGGTTAAAGGTCAGATTGAAATCTCTAACGATGAATTAGATGATCTCATCATTGCTAGACCCGATGGGACACCTACTTATAACTTTTGTGTCGTGGTTGATGACCTCGATATGAAGATCACTCATGTGATCAGAGGCGATGATCATGTGAACAATACACCAAGACAAATCAATATCATGAAGGCCTTAGGCGGTACACCACCAATCTATGCGCATTTGCCAACAGTATTAAATGATCTTGGCGAAAAGATGAGTAAACGCAATGGTGCAATGAGCGTTAGAGACTATCAAAAGGCTGGCTATTTGCCAGAAGCCATCTTGAATTACCTTGCTAGATTGGGTTGGTCCCATGGAGATGCTGAGGTCTTTACAAAAGAGCAATTTGTAAACTGGTTTGATTTAGAGAGTCTCGGACGCTCTCCCGCTCAACACAATCCAGAAAAATTGCTTTGGTTGAATCATCAATATATTCAAAATGCAGATGCAGCTAAGTTAGCGGAAGCAACTAAACCATTTGCCCATGAATTAGGAATTGACACTGAACATGGCCCAGATTTTGTTCAAGTAGTTGGATTATTAAAAGACAGAGCAAACACCTTAATTGAAATTGCAGAGGGCTCAAAACTTTTTTATTTACCTGCACCACAATTAACTGCTGAGCAAATTGCAGAAAATATTCCAGAGACAATTGTTCCGGCTCTAAAAGATTTGATTGAGGCAATTAATGCTGCCGAGCCAAATAAAGAATCTTATAGCGCTGCCTTTAAACAAGTTTTGGCTAAGTATCAACTAAAAATGCCTGCGCTTGCTATGCCTGTTCGCTATGGATTATTTGCTACCACCCAGACCCCAGCCATCGATGCAGTCTTGGTTGTATTGGGCAAGGATGAGGTGATAAATCGGCTTTCCAGGCTGGTCTAG